From the Kineosporia sp. NBRC 101731 genome, one window contains:
- a CDS encoding FAD-binding oxidoreductase, producing MSRNAQPVDRLAASLPGRVRAPRLPEAGFNTGVSCRPMAVVEVGQSQEVAAAVRFAAERDLAVGVRATGHGSVPVGPEAILVDTAAMDGIQIDADTRTARIGAGVRSGDLVASAAALGLAPLNGASPSVGTVGYTLGGGIGPLGRAHGFAADHVRELELVTAEGTVQQVTADREPDLFWACRGGKGNFGIVTAMTLDLVEIEDFYGGGLWFAAAAGAEVLSAYADWTAGVPDRMTSSLALLRLPDLPALPPPVRGQFVVHVRIAFAGPAEEGEQLVEPLRTIAPRLIDSVAPMPYARVAEIHADPVEPGPYRDSSALLTELDAGAIKTLLERAGPQVQAPVDVVEIRHLGGAFARTPKEGNAVGYRRAGFTLFAVARAEGEQLAPAREFQRDLIEAMAPWRLGGPCLSYLGPEETDPAVVRSAWEPATYERLRRIKTDVDPANTFRINHNIPPLEASG from the coding sequence GTGAGCAGAAATGCGCAACCTGTCGATCGGCTGGCCGCGTCCCTGCCGGGCCGGGTCCGCGCCCCACGATTGCCCGAAGCGGGTTTCAACACCGGTGTGTCCTGCCGGCCGATGGCGGTGGTGGAGGTCGGGCAGTCGCAGGAGGTCGCCGCGGCCGTGCGTTTCGCCGCCGAACGGGACCTGGCGGTCGGGGTGCGGGCCACCGGGCACGGGTCGGTGCCGGTGGGCCCGGAGGCGATCCTGGTCGACACGGCGGCGATGGACGGGATCCAGATCGACGCTGATACCCGAACGGCGCGGATCGGGGCGGGCGTGCGTTCGGGTGATCTGGTCGCATCGGCCGCCGCGCTGGGGCTGGCCCCGCTCAACGGCGCCTCACCGTCGGTGGGCACGGTGGGGTACACGCTGGGCGGCGGGATCGGGCCGCTGGGCCGGGCCCACGGTTTCGCCGCCGACCACGTGCGGGAGCTGGAGCTGGTCACGGCCGAGGGAACGGTGCAACAGGTCACCGCCGATCGTGAACCCGACCTGTTCTGGGCGTGCCGCGGCGGCAAGGGAAACTTCGGCATCGTCACCGCGATGACGCTGGACCTGGTCGAGATCGAGGACTTCTACGGCGGCGGGCTGTGGTTCGCGGCCGCGGCGGGTGCCGAGGTGCTGTCCGCCTATGCGGACTGGACCGCGGGCGTACCCGACCGGATGACCTCGTCGCTGGCGTTGCTGCGCCTGCCCGACCTGCCGGCGCTGCCTCCGCCGGTGCGGGGGCAGTTCGTGGTCCACGTACGGATTGCCTTCGCCGGGCCGGCAGAGGAAGGCGAGCAGTTGGTCGAGCCGCTGCGCACGATCGCCCCGCGACTGATCGACTCGGTGGCGCCGATGCCGTATGCGCGGGTGGCGGAGATCCACGCCGATCCGGTCGAGCCCGGTCCGTACCGGGACAGTTCCGCCCTGCTGACAGAACTGGACGCGGGGGCGATCAAAACGCTCCTGGAGCGGGCCGGTCCGCAGGTGCAGGCGCCGGTGGACGTCGTGGAGATCCGGCATCTGGGAGGTGCTTTCGCGCGGACGCCGAAGGAGGGCAATGCGGTTGGCTACCGGCGGGCGGGGTTCACGCTGTTCGCTGTGGCCCGCGCGGAGGGCGAACAGCTCGCCCCGGCCAGGGAATTCCAGCGTGACCTGATCGAGGCGATGGCGCCCTGGCGCCTGGGTGGTCCCTGTCTCAGTTACCTGGGACCCGAGGAGACCGACCCCGCGGTGGTGCGCTCGGCCTGGGAGCCTGCCACCTACGAACGGCTTCGCCGGATCAAGACCGACG
- a CDS encoding VOC family protein — MAAQFNHTIVRSADQRRSARFLADLLGLPAPVEDPPFTGVVLGNGVTLDFLSVTGPVPSQHYAFLLEDIEFDDLLRRLHERGLTYWGGPEHRGEGRINRRDGGRGVYFDDPDGHALEAITRPYGGWPTPE; from the coding sequence ATGGCGGCACAGTTCAACCACACCATCGTCAGGTCGGCCGACCAGCGTCGTTCGGCCAGATTCCTGGCCGACCTGCTGGGACTGCCCGCACCGGTGGAGGATCCACCGTTCACCGGCGTGGTCCTGGGCAACGGCGTCACCCTGGACTTCCTGTCGGTGACCGGACCCGTGCCCTCCCAGCACTACGCCTTCCTGCTGGAGGACATCGAATTCGACGATCTGCTGCGACGCCTGCACGAGCGCGGGCTGACCTATTGGGGCGGCCCCGAGCACCGCGGCGAGGGACGGATCAACCGCCGCGACGGCGGTCGCGGCGTGTACTTCGACGACCCCGACGGGCATGCGCTGGAGGCCATCACCCGTCCCTACGGAGGCTGGCCCACACCCGAGTAG
- a CDS encoding acyltransferase, translating into MPETARRDDALTATPAQPRLPSLTGLRFPAAVLVFLYHASLLIPTIAVLGYGPAGTRYAEIARDLGAFGVEFFFVLSGFVLTWSARWQDTPGAFWRRRFVKIYPNYAVAWGLAMLLFAAATTPAWSATLNLFMLQVWVPDFDTYFAVNPPGWSLGAEAFFYASFPLLLGLIRRIPAPALKFWIAGVLTFIAASPFLAYTFLSETPNVPGGLDSSSLQYWLVYVLPISRLADFALGILVARAVLAGRWRNIGVLPSLLVMAAAIGLAQFVPYLYAQRSMGALPAVLLVAAAAAADVRGTRTGFSAPVAVWLGDRSFAFYLLHFIVITQGLEIIRDVTRISEFTVPQAILVLIGLAATTVALSAVLYAVLERPATRRWASRRKIPQQASADAREVLRPHESRPTERTRQ; encoded by the coding sequence ATGCCCGAGACCGCACGAAGAGACGACGCACTCACCGCAACGCCGGCGCAGCCACGCCTGCCTTCCCTGACCGGTCTACGTTTTCCGGCCGCTGTCCTGGTTTTCCTCTACCACGCCTCGCTACTCATCCCCACCATCGCTGTCCTGGGCTACGGCCCGGCCGGGACGCGGTACGCTGAGATAGCCCGAGATCTGGGCGCCTTCGGCGTCGAGTTCTTCTTCGTGCTGAGCGGGTTCGTCCTGACCTGGTCAGCCCGCTGGCAGGACACCCCCGGCGCGTTCTGGCGCCGCCGGTTCGTCAAGATCTACCCCAACTACGCGGTGGCCTGGGGCCTGGCCATGCTGCTGTTCGCGGCAGCCACCACACCGGCCTGGAGCGCCACCCTGAACCTGTTCATGCTGCAGGTGTGGGTGCCCGACTTCGACACCTACTTCGCCGTCAACCCACCCGGCTGGTCCCTGGGCGCCGAGGCCTTCTTCTACGCCTCCTTCCCCCTGCTGCTGGGCCTGATCCGGCGGATCCCGGCGCCGGCCCTGAAGTTCTGGATCGCCGGGGTGCTGACGTTCATCGCCGCCAGTCCTTTCCTGGCCTACACGTTCTTGTCCGAGACCCCGAACGTGCCCGGGGGCCTGGACAGTTCGTCACTGCAGTACTGGCTGGTCTACGTGCTCCCGATCTCGCGGCTGGCCGACTTCGCGCTGGGCATCCTGGTGGCCCGGGCGGTGCTTGCCGGGCGCTGGCGCAACATCGGGGTGCTGCCCTCGCTGCTGGTGATGGCCGCGGCCATCGGGCTGGCGCAGTTCGTGCCGTACCTGTACGCGCAGCGCTCGATGGGTGCCCTGCCGGCCGTGCTGCTGGTCGCGGCGGCCGCCGCGGCGGACGTGCGCGGCACCCGGACCGGGTTCTCCGCACCGGTCGCGGTCTGGCTCGGAGATCGATCGTTCGCGTTCTACCTGCTGCACTTCATTGTCATCACCCAGGGCCTGGAGATCATCCGCGACGTCACGCGGATCAGCGAGTTCACCGTTCCCCAGGCCATTCTCGTCCTCATCGGACTGGCCGCCACCACGGTGGCCCTGTCCGCGGTGCTCTACGCCGTCCTCGAGCGCCCGGCGACCCGGCGATGGGCCTCCCGTCGCAAGATCCCCCAGCAGGCCTCCGCCGACGCCCGTGAGGTGCTCCGCCCGCACGAATCCCGTCCAACGGAAAGGACCCGTCAATGA
- a CDS encoding NAD(P)H-binding protein: protein MTGKILVTGAGGRVGALVVRELVGAGAEVRAGARTPQRLSVPEGVEVVAADLTRPETLPDALKDVSSIFLYAVPDGAGAVAEAAAAAGVEHVVLLSSHTSLEVQSIPERAPLAAMHETVEDAVTAAGLEYTFLRPANFASNVLLWGWDSMIRADGVVRFPYPDSHSDAIHERDIAAVAATVLTSADRAHRGASYSITGPESVSQREQADLIGRAIGRPVRFEEVTPQDARRALGEHVPDWVLDATLAYWAATDGIPYAVNDLVASITGRPALTFGRWAIDHRDDFTPS, encoded by the coding sequence ATGACCGGGAAGATTCTCGTCACCGGAGCCGGAGGCCGCGTCGGGGCCCTCGTGGTCAGGGAACTGGTGGGTGCCGGCGCGGAGGTACGTGCCGGCGCCCGCACCCCGCAGCGGCTGTCGGTCCCCGAGGGGGTGGAGGTGGTGGCCGCCGACCTGACCCGCCCCGAGACGCTGCCGGACGCCCTCAAGGACGTCAGTTCGATTTTTCTGTACGCGGTTCCGGACGGTGCCGGGGCGGTCGCCGAGGCCGCCGCCGCGGCCGGGGTGGAACATGTGGTGCTGCTCTCGTCCCATACCTCGCTGGAGGTGCAGAGCATCCCGGAGCGGGCGCCGCTGGCCGCGATGCACGAGACGGTCGAGGACGCCGTCACCGCGGCCGGACTGGAGTACACGTTCCTGCGGCCGGCCAACTTCGCCTCGAACGTCCTTCTGTGGGGCTGGGACTCGATGATCCGGGCCGACGGCGTGGTGCGATTCCCCTACCCGGATTCACATTCGGACGCCATTCACGAGCGGGACATCGCCGCGGTGGCCGCCACCGTGCTCACCTCTGCGGACCGGGCCCACCGGGGCGCGAGTTACTCGATCACCGGACCTGAATCGGTCAGTCAGCGCGAGCAGGCCGACCTGATCGGCCGGGCGATCGGCCGACCGGTGCGGTTCGAGGAGGTGACGCCGCAGGATGCCCGTCGGGCCCTGGGTGAGCACGTGCCGGACTGGGTGCTCGACGCCACCCTGGCCTACTGGGCTGCCACGGACGGGATTCCCTACGCGGTGAACGATCTGGTGGCCTCGATCACCGGCCGTCCGGCGCTGACGTTCGGGCGGTGGGCGATCGACCACCGGGACGACTTCACTCCTTCCTGA
- a CDS encoding 2-oxoglutarate and iron-dependent oxygenase domain-containing protein, whose product MSIPQVDLQPWFHGSARDRSAVASQVDRALQESGFLLVSGHGVDPELPRATRAAARRFFALPKALKQSYETTVGGRGWQPPGVEANGASEGLKTPPDLKESYSSGSEGSGPHDADPFWHPQNVWPGEVPEIRTTFSAYTDAMRRLSDELLMLFAAALELEPDHFTRHTRRPKFTLNVNRYPSLNETGAPQEGQFRIGPHTDFGTLTVLDREPGVGGLQVSGDDGGWVDAPYEEGALTVNIGDMMARWTGDRWRSARHRVLPPHASAPDEDLVSLVYFYVTDMEARIASLPEPVGVRGYPEVGAVDYLREKLASITVS is encoded by the coding sequence ATGAGCATTCCCCAGGTAGATCTGCAGCCCTGGTTCCACGGTTCCGCCCGCGACCGGAGCGCCGTCGCGAGCCAGGTCGACCGGGCCCTGCAGGAGTCAGGCTTCCTGCTGGTCTCCGGGCACGGTGTGGACCCGGAGCTGCCGCGTGCCACGCGTGCCGCGGCCCGGCGGTTCTTCGCGCTTCCGAAGGCCCTCAAACAGTCCTACGAGACCACGGTCGGGGGCCGGGGCTGGCAACCGCCGGGAGTGGAGGCCAACGGCGCCTCCGAGGGCCTGAAGACGCCACCGGACCTGAAGGAGTCGTACTCCTCGGGTTCGGAAGGCTCCGGCCCGCACGATGCCGACCCGTTCTGGCACCCGCAGAACGTCTGGCCCGGTGAGGTCCCCGAGATACGAACCACGTTCAGTGCTTACACGGATGCCATGCGCCGACTGTCGGACGAGCTGCTGATGCTGTTCGCCGCCGCATTGGAGCTGGAGCCGGACCACTTCACCCGGCACACCCGCCGGCCCAAGTTCACCCTGAACGTCAACCGTTACCCTTCGCTGAACGAGACGGGGGCGCCGCAGGAGGGGCAGTTCCGGATCGGGCCGCACACCGATTTCGGAACCCTCACGGTGCTCGACCGCGAACCTGGCGTCGGCGGGCTGCAGGTCAGCGGCGATGACGGTGGCTGGGTGGACGCGCCCTACGAGGAAGGCGCCCTGACGGTCAATATCGGCGACATGATGGCGCGCTGGACCGGCGACCGGTGGCGTTCGGCCCGGCACCGGGTGCTGCCGCCGCACGCCAGCGCCCCTGACGAGGACCTGGTCTCGCTGGTGTACTTCTACGTCACCGACATGGAGGCGCGTATCGCCTCTCTGCCGGAACCGGTCGGGGTGCGTGGTTATCCCGAGGTCGGGGCGGTGGACTACCTGCGCGAGAAGCTGGCCTCCATCACGGTTTCCTGA
- a CDS encoding alpha/beta hydrolase, translated as MPTISVGSAKIPYRVTGEGPVLVLVHGTGPNAEIQFGHLLERFAGNTVVVPDLSGTEPVIDDGAPLTVERLAEQVLAVIDDLGADQVDLAGFSLGSPVAVAVAARRPEVVRRLVLVAGWDLASADEYQRNMFRVWRRLADLDDDAFGRYSTFTGFSHGFLNTIGREQVEAIVPNLKPTPNLIRQIDLCQTLDVRELLPQVRAQTLVVGLADDATVPVAASGRLHAAIPGSQYQEVASGHVVPLEQPDAFVAAIRDFIQAA; from the coding sequence ATGCCCACCATCTCCGTCGGCAGCGCCAAGATTCCGTACCGGGTCACCGGTGAGGGCCCGGTACTGGTGCTGGTGCACGGCACCGGACCCAACGCCGAGATCCAGTTCGGCCACCTGCTGGAGCGATTCGCCGGCAACACCGTGGTGGTGCCCGACCTCTCGGGAACTGAGCCGGTCATCGACGACGGCGCCCCGCTGACCGTCGAACGGCTGGCCGAGCAGGTGCTGGCCGTGATCGACGACCTCGGCGCCGATCAGGTCGACCTGGCCGGGTTCTCGCTCGGTTCGCCGGTGGCCGTGGCCGTGGCCGCACGCCGCCCCGAGGTGGTGCGCCGTCTGGTGCTGGTGGCCGGATGGGACCTGGCCTCGGCCGACGAGTACCAGCGCAACATGTTCCGGGTATGGCGCCGCCTGGCCGACCTGGATGACGATGCCTTCGGCCGATACTCCACCTTCACCGGGTTCAGCCACGGGTTCCTCAACACCATCGGGCGCGAGCAGGTCGAGGCGATCGTGCCCAACCTCAAGCCCACCCCCAACCTGATCCGCCAGATCGACCTGTGCCAGACGCTCGACGTCCGCGAACTCCTGCCCCAGGTCCGGGCGCAGACGCTGGTGGTGGGCCTGGCCGACGACGCCACGGTGCCGGTCGCGGCCTCCGGACGGTTGCACGCGGCCATCCCGGGCAGCCAGTACCAGGAGGTCGCGAGCGGGCACGTGGTGCCGCTGGAGCAGCCCGACGCGTTCGTCGCGGCGATCCGGGATTTCATCCAGGCCGCCTGA
- a CDS encoding MFS transporter, protein MTDTSAGSTTRRIGPVLGLLAFAQLIISIDYNIVYVALPRIGSDLDFSPATLQWVISAYAVAFGGFLLLGGRASDLLGKRRMFVAGLATYAVSSLIGAVAFEPWLLLAGRALQGVGGALLFPATLALIFGTFAEGRERNLALSVWAATGASGMVVGSLLGGLLVEWFGWSAVFSVNVPLAAGALIAAFGLIDPDTPQERRRTFDAPGALTATAGVTLVIVTLVQGPVSGWTSPVVLGSLVAGVLLLVAFTVIEQRSPEPLLPFRLFHNRNLGTGVSVTFLFMATFGTLLYFLTEYFQSVHGYSALRTGLALVPPMIAGFCGSIAGGRLASRFGIRPTITTALLVGAAGIVGMVVFMSPEASYLEILPGLLVLSICQGVVFATMFAAAAVGLPWQDQGIGSGIVSTGQQIGSAVGLAVLVGIANRISGVTEATDAVSAQDLTEGMRTSILIIVAGVLLTAAIALNFRTDLPAGDTTAAPDDTPAQPHEHDSVSGGERPTTVEALDQRARLRNQNDTAAT, encoded by the coding sequence ATGACCGACACTTCGGCCGGCTCGACCACGCGACGGATCGGCCCGGTGCTCGGGCTGCTGGCGTTCGCGCAGCTGATCATCTCGATCGACTACAACATCGTGTACGTGGCGCTTCCGCGCATCGGCTCGGACCTGGACTTCTCCCCGGCCACCCTGCAATGGGTGATCAGCGCCTACGCGGTCGCCTTCGGCGGCTTCCTGCTGCTCGGCGGGCGGGCCAGCGACCTGCTGGGCAAGCGCCGGATGTTCGTCGCCGGCCTGGCCACCTATGCGGTCTCCTCCCTGATCGGCGCCGTGGCCTTCGAGCCGTGGCTGCTGCTCGCGGGCCGGGCACTGCAGGGGGTGGGCGGGGCACTACTGTTCCCGGCCACGCTGGCGCTGATCTTCGGTACCTTCGCCGAAGGGCGCGAACGCAACCTGGCCCTGTCGGTCTGGGCCGCCACCGGGGCCAGCGGCATGGTCGTGGGTTCCCTGCTGGGTGGCCTGCTGGTGGAGTGGTTCGGCTGGTCGGCGGTGTTCTCCGTGAACGTACCGTTGGCCGCCGGGGCCCTGATCGCGGCCTTCGGGCTGATCGACCCCGACACCCCTCAGGAGCGGCGGCGCACCTTCGACGCCCCCGGCGCCCTCACCGCGACCGCCGGGGTGACGCTGGTGATCGTCACCCTGGTGCAGGGACCGGTGTCCGGCTGGACATCACCGGTGGTGCTCGGCTCGCTCGTGGCCGGGGTGCTGCTGCTGGTGGCGTTCACCGTGATCGAGCAGCGCAGCCCCGAGCCGCTGCTGCCCTTCCGGCTGTTCCACAACCGCAACCTGGGCACCGGCGTGAGCGTGACCTTCCTGTTCATGGCGACTTTCGGCACCCTTCTGTATTTCCTCACCGAGTACTTCCAGAGCGTGCACGGCTACAGCGCCCTGCGCACCGGACTGGCCCTGGTACCGCCGATGATCGCCGGGTTCTGCGGGTCGATCGCCGGCGGACGGCTGGCCAGCCGGTTCGGGATCCGGCCGACCATCACGACCGCGCTGCTGGTCGGCGCGGCCGGCATCGTCGGTATGGTCGTCTTCATGTCGCCCGAGGCGTCTTACCTCGAGATCCTTCCCGGCCTGCTGGTTCTCAGCATCTGCCAGGGCGTGGTCTTCGCCACCATGTTCGCTGCCGCCGCCGTGGGACTGCCCTGGCAGGATCAGGGAATCGGATCGGGGATCGTGTCGACGGGCCAGCAGATCGGCTCGGCCGTGGGTCTGGCCGTGCTGGTGGGCATCGCCAACCGGATCAGTGGCGTCACCGAGGCCACCGACGCGGTGTCGGCGCAGGACCTCACCGAGGGAATGAGGACCAGCATCCTGATCATCGTGGCCGGAGTCCTCCTGACGGCGGCGATCGCCCTGAACTTCCGTACCGACCTCCCCGCCGGCGACACCACTGCTGCGCCGGACGATACCCCGGCGCAGCCGCACGAGCACGACAGCGTCTCAGGTGGTGAGCGGCCGACCACCGTCGAGGCGCTCGATCAGAGGGCTCGTCTGCGGAACCAGAACGACACGGCGGCCACCTAG
- a CDS encoding NADPH:quinone reductase, whose amino-acid sequence MIDTTGSADGIIYRETVNPVVIPGTVRVQVLASAVNNVDTFVRSGRFRTKLPMPFVVGRDLVGTVVEIGDGVSRFRHGQMVWSNSLGHDGRQGAAAEEALVPADRLYPAPPGVAPQDLVASVHPGVTSWLALHRWARIRSGETVLVHGGGGNVGAAAIVIARDAGATVISTSSAADLGYCRSLGASVALDYRDPDGAGYLMGTWAGRVDVVIDTSGQNDLPTSVALLARRGRIVLLAGAGALPVLPVGQLYMNDASVIGFVISHATVDELSDGAREISRLLAAGTLRPRSVELRPLSSAAQVHRSLEAGELGGRRVVLVPQTSPLIERLDGGRPLTT is encoded by the coding sequence ATGATCGACACGACCGGTTCGGCGGACGGCATCATTTATCGCGAAACAGTTAACCCGGTGGTCATTCCCGGAACAGTTCGGGTCCAGGTCCTGGCCAGCGCGGTGAACAACGTGGACACGTTCGTCCGGTCGGGCCGGTTCCGTACGAAGCTTCCCATGCCCTTCGTCGTGGGCCGGGACCTGGTGGGGACGGTGGTGGAAATCGGCGACGGGGTATCTCGTTTCAGGCACGGTCAGATGGTGTGGAGCAACAGCCTGGGGCATGACGGGCGACAGGGGGCGGCCGCGGAAGAGGCTCTGGTGCCCGCCGACCGGCTCTACCCGGCTCCTCCCGGCGTGGCCCCGCAGGACCTGGTGGCGTCGGTGCATCCGGGTGTCACGTCGTGGCTGGCGCTCCACCGATGGGCGCGAATTCGTTCTGGGGAAACTGTTCTCGTGCACGGAGGCGGTGGCAACGTGGGTGCGGCGGCGATCGTGATCGCTCGTGATGCCGGGGCCACGGTCATCTCGACGTCCTCGGCTGCCGATCTCGGATACTGCCGCTCGCTGGGCGCTTCGGTGGCTCTGGACTACCGCGATCCGGACGGGGCGGGCTACCTGATGGGTACCTGGGCCGGCCGGGTGGACGTGGTGATCGACACCTCCGGGCAGAACGACCTACCCACATCCGTGGCGCTTCTCGCGCGCCGCGGCCGGATCGTGCTGCTGGCCGGGGCGGGCGCCCTGCCCGTTCTGCCGGTCGGTCAGCTCTACATGAACGACGCCAGCGTGATCGGTTTCGTCATCTCCCACGCTACCGTCGACGAATTATCCGACGGGGCGAGGGAGATCAGTCGTCTTCTGGCCGCCGGAACGCTGCGGCCGCGGAGCGTGGAACTGCGTCCACTGAGCTCCGCGGCGCAGGTGCACCGGAGTCTGGAGGCCGGTGAACTAGGTGGCCGCCGTGTCGTTCTGGTTCCGCAGACGAGCCCTCTGATCGAGCGCCTCGACGGTGGTCGGCCGCTCACCACCTGA
- a CDS encoding SRPBCC family protein: MAKTTTDKHLFEASAEIEIAALREIVYAVVTDLPRSGEWSTECRGGEWIEGAPATTGSVFRGHNERSPDVVAWAPVVRGEWSTEAEVVAADAPSLFSWAMRTRSGQAQDSIWTYELLENGPKTILRHQFRMGEATEGIRGIVADLDQDGRDRFFREWGVKIEQDMAATVRRIKAVVEAAGR; this comes from the coding sequence ATGGCGAAAACAACGACCGACAAGCATTTGTTCGAGGCTTCCGCCGAGATCGAGATCGCCGCGCTCCGCGAGATCGTCTACGCCGTCGTCACCGACCTGCCGCGCTCGGGGGAATGGAGTACCGAATGCCGCGGCGGCGAGTGGATCGAGGGCGCACCGGCCACCACCGGATCGGTATTCCGGGGTCACAACGAGCGCAGTCCCGACGTGGTCGCGTGGGCACCGGTCGTGCGTGGCGAATGGTCTACCGAGGCTGAGGTGGTGGCCGCCGACGCACCGTCCTTGTTCTCCTGGGCCATGCGCACCCGGTCCGGTCAGGCCCAGGACAGCATCTGGACCTACGAGCTGCTGGAGAACGGCCCGAAAACGATTCTGCGGCACCAGTTCCGGATGGGTGAGGCGACCGAGGGCATCCGTGGCATCGTGGCCGACCTCGACCAGGACGGCCGTGACCGGTTCTTCCGCGAGTGGGGGGTCAAGATCGAGCAGGACATGGCCGCGACGGTGCGTCGGATCAAGGCCGTGGTCGAGGCGGCGGGCAGATGA
- a CDS encoding AMP-binding protein yields the protein MILQRVGNAGIGLGTLFDRAARRHPANILVLDHDLDVAPELGRRLTITEVADLVADIASRLWAAGVRPGERIVVYKNDCFDIPLIAFAANRIGAVPVLLSPKLPGDVVSQLLARIENAYLCTDQVKLEQELPETVGRLTRQILLTSGRHPGAVDLRSLRHAPRVEPVATSPDHPALVTHTSGTTGLPKLAVHTSRTFEARYRPQAAVASLVRKRRPVAMHVSFVHSRLVTAVAIAALRGFPIVVLREDEPEHVAEIFARIRPGVLEAHPNTFVKWERLAADPRRPLASVKYFSSTFDAIHPRTVHRLLHASGHRFPVFGQLYGQSEVGPVVARAFTRRRRLSAKGGRCVGRTFPGMTSARVVSRDGQAVSADNPGYIEVRTDGRVLTYLGEDERYAGQLDGGWWRMGDLGYRTRSGRIYLLDREVDVIPGFGSTLAAEDVLFAGLDDLEEVVIVPGRDGRAVPVVCTVDDRRLDPEAWRAVTANLPPMAEPVHLRLEQLPQTATTKIKRLELARSLGQEHS from the coding sequence ATGATCCTCCAGCGCGTGGGCAACGCAGGCATCGGCCTGGGCACCTTGTTCGACCGGGCCGCGCGGCGGCACCCGGCCAACATCCTGGTGCTGGACCATGATCTCGATGTCGCCCCGGAACTGGGCCGTCGGCTCACCATCACCGAGGTCGCCGACCTGGTGGCCGACATCGCCTCCCGCCTGTGGGCCGCCGGCGTACGCCCGGGCGAGCGGATCGTGGTCTACAAGAACGACTGCTTCGACATCCCGCTGATCGCCTTCGCGGCCAACCGGATCGGCGCGGTGCCGGTGCTGCTGTCCCCGAAGCTGCCCGGTGACGTGGTATCTCAACTACTGGCCCGGATCGAGAACGCCTACCTGTGCACCGACCAGGTCAAGCTGGAGCAGGAACTGCCGGAGACGGTGGGCCGGCTGACCCGCCAGATCCTGCTGACCTCAGGCCGGCACCCGGGTGCGGTGGACCTGCGCTCACTACGTCATGCACCGCGGGTGGAGCCGGTGGCCACCTCCCCCGACCACCCGGCCCTGGTGACGCACACCTCCGGGACGACCGGCCTGCCGAAACTGGCGGTCCACACCAGCCGTACGTTCGAGGCACGGTACCGGCCGCAGGCCGCGGTCGCCTCCCTGGTGCGCAAGCGCCGACCCGTCGCCATGCACGTGTCCTTCGTGCACTCCCGTCTGGTCACAGCGGTGGCCATCGCCGCCCTGCGCGGATTCCCGATCGTGGTCCTGCGTGAGGACGAACCGGAGCACGTGGCAGAGATCTTCGCCCGGATCCGGCCTGGGGTGCTGGAGGCGCACCCCAACACGTTCGTGAAGTGGGAACGGCTCGCCGCGGACCCGCGCCGCCCGCTGGCGTCGGTGAAATATTTCAGCAGCACGTTCGATGCCATCCATCCCCGCACCGTGCACCGCCTGCTCCACGCGTCCGGGCACCGGTTCCCGGTGTTCGGCCAGCTCTACGGCCAGAGCGAGGTGGGTCCCGTGGTGGCCCGCGCCTTCACCCGTCGGCGCCGGCTCTCGGCCAAGGGCGGGCGGTGCGTGGGGCGCACCTTCCCGGGCATGACCAGCGCGCGGGTGGTCTCGCGGGACGGGCAGGCAGTTTCGGCGGACAACCCCGGGTACATCGAGGTTCGCACCGACGGGCGGGTTCTCACGTACTTGGGAGAGGACGAACGGTACGCCGGGCAGCTGGACGGCGGCTGGTGGCGGATGGGCGATCTGGGCTACCGCACCCGCTCGGGCCGTATCTACCTGCTGGACCGCGAGGTCGACGTGATCCCCGGCTTCGGCAGCACCCTGGCCGCCGAGGACGTGCTCTTCGCCGGCCTGGACGACCTCGAGGAAGTGGTGATCGTGCCCGGCCGGGACGGGCGGGCGGTGCCGGTGGTCTGCACGGTGGACGACCGCCGGCTGGACCCGGAGGCCTGGCGGGCAGTGACGGCGAACCTACCCCCGATGGCCGAGCCGGTGCACCTGCGCCTCGAACAGCTGCCGCAGACCGCCACCACCAAGATCAAGCGCCTGGAACTGGCGCGCAGCCTCGGCCAGGAGCACTCCTGA